In the Manis javanica isolate MJ-LG chromosome 12, MJ_LKY, whole genome shotgun sequence genome, ttcagaagaCAGTTTAGGACCCACATGACAGCCTTATTTCATACCATTTTACCGAATAGCAGTGCCCTACGGAGAAGCCCTTGGGGAAATTGATGATTTTATGCCAATGGCATTGATTTGGCCTCTCTGTCCACTTTCTGCTACTCTTTCTTCTCCTGCCTTTTTATACTCACCAAACCCACCCAAGGCATTCAGGCATAACAGTTACTTTTGGGGAACCGGTTCAGTGACTGTTCCCCTCGCAGTGGGGAAATACTGCGTCCACCGGTGTCCCTTGTGGTGGAGACATTCTAGAAGgcagccctggccctggctgcACCCACTGCCCTAGCTGGACTGTACAGGCAGCCCTCCTGCCGCCCGCACGAGCGCCATGAAGCCATCCCTCCCTGTGTTCTCCAGGCTTCTCCTTGTGGCCCTGCTGCTTCCAGGTAAATCAGAGATGTGGCCTGGGCCTGGAGGCCAGGGTCCATCTGAAAGGTCATTTCTGGGCTGGGAGTCCAGACTGGCCAGGGAGACACCAAGCCTTGGGAGGGCCCTTCCTGGAGGGGTTTTTAGGCAGGAGGCTCTTGGCGGGGTTTGTAATGACACAGAATGTTCTGGAGGCAGCTTTCCGGGAGAGCTGTCCAATGCTCTTTCTTATCCGTGCAGCCTTCCCCTTCTCTAGAGAAAGGCAGTCTGTGTCAGGAAGGACCGGAAATGTTATGGGGTCTCAACAACTATGTCGGTGGCACCCCAGGAAATAAGAGCTTGGCTAAGAAGGCTTGGCTGGGGATCCACCCTCCTGGGGGTCCTGGGGTGCACAGTCCAGGTCTGGAACTAAGGCTGGTGCCCTGCAGCCGCTCTGACCTGTGCCTTCCCTCCACTGGCCCAGGAAGGGAGTGGCTGATGGTCCTCTGCTGTGCATTTGACCTAAGCAGGGCCGTGCAGAGCCAGGTATGCCAGCCCCCAGGGCGCTGAGGACCCCAGAGAACCCGGGGGAAGGCACTCCAGGGCAAGAGGTGAACGGGTCCGGCCCCCCCACCGCCCCGTGAGGCGCTCCCTCCTGCCGTGCATGGCGCCCTACCCGGGGGAGTGAGGCGGCGGGTGGCCCCTGGCACGGGAGGAGGGCGGGGCTGCAGGAAGGCCGGCCTCCCGCGCTCCTGGGGGCCGCATAGCCCATCCAGGGCTCTGGAATCCTGGGGGCGCGAGAGGCCAAGAGGCAGAGCACCTGAGGCGTGTGCACGATCGCTGCGCTCCCCCGcctgcccagggccaggctgCCAAGGGCACCCTCCCCTGACTGGGCCGGGAGTTGCCCCTCTGCGGGGTCCAGGCGGGTCCCCCGGGCTCCCGGGGCAGGAGGGTCCTGTGGAAGGAGGGCCTGACCCCACGGCCGCCCTGCCAGTCGGTGCAAACCGCCGCCAGCCTCCGATCCGCCAGGGCTGGGGGCGTCAACAGTTCCTGGGGCGCCCCCTTCACCCCAAAACCAATCCTGAGCCGAAGCGGGAGACACGGCAGGTGTGAGCAGGGCGTGGGGCCTCCCCAGCGCCACAGCTCCCCCCGGGGCCTCGGCAGCTGCCTCGGCTCCCAGGGACTCGCTAGTCCGGAAGGAAAGACCGTAATGCCATGATGGCACCAGCACCGGCCCGGGGCGTGGGTCACTCCGCCCCGCGGCACCCCTGAGACGGCTGTCACTCCCCCGGGGTTCATGGGGAGCTGAGGAGACCGGCGTTTCCCAGCTGGGCCCCTGGGGCGCGCCCGAACCGGGAGGGGAGCCAGAGCTGCGTGTTTCCACGGCCCGTCCTGTCTCTAGACGTCCTCATGGGTGCACGGGGCCGGGGGGCACGGCCCGTTCTGCAGAATCCCTGCACCGTCTTCTCCCCTCACCGACTTGGTCCTCCAAGAATGTGACCCGGCCTTCCCGCTGCCATCCTCAGCAGCTGTCCCTGGCCCTCCCCTTAAACAGACGACCCTCTTGTCTCAGGTaccctttttctccttctgcGTGTTATTCACACTCTTGAGGTTTTACTTGCTTTGCTGTTTGTGAATCTCATTTCCACACGCATCTCCGTGAGGTGCAGGCTGGGCATGCAGCTGCCTAGGGGCATTCGAGCACCACGCCCAGAGGGAATCTCTAGGATACAGGCGCCGAGAACCACCTCAGTCCTCATTCCGAGAAAAAGCAACAAAGGGAGAGAACTTTCTCCGTAAAGAAATTCACAATTTCCCTACGCAGTGGAGGCCAGTTACCATTTTTATAGTCCTATTTTTATATCTCTATTTCCCACTTGATAGGATTATATTGGAAAAGTACTTACTATGGAGAAAATTCCAAGTCCAACACCTAAAACAGGACTTGGCCCAGTGTAGGTTCTCAATAACAATTTCTTGAATCATCAAGGaaattggttttgttttatgAAAAGAAATTGCTCAGTGGACAAAGCTTGGTCATGAACTTTCCTGTCGCAGGAGATTCATATTATGAGATCGCTGTGTCATATGAGTTACTGCGGCCATCCGCATGACTAAGACGCTGTCATGAGAATGACAATAGCAGCTACTTCTCACTTCATGCCGGTCTGTTCTAAATGCTTCCCATgaattagtttatttaattttcacagcagCCTTAGGAGGTACGGACTCTCACTATCCCCACTTTGCACAAGGCTCTTGGGATTCCCCTCAGGGATAACAGAGCTGGTTGTAGCCGGGCCAAAGGGTGTCATAAAGACCATGCCATCTTTCCTCTTGTTGCCCTTACTGACTTGTTAGAAAATTCTAGAGTCAGAGACTTCTAAGGACCAAAGTATTTCCCACCAATTTCTTTCTTATACCGTCTTGTACGGGTTTGAGTATACAATACCGTGGGTTCAAGTTATTAAATCTtcaattattaaatcctcaccaccactagtgcagttactatctgtcaacataggaagatgttataaaatctttggctatattcttcatgctgtactccTATCCCTGcaaccattttaattactataataATGATTTGCAGTCATATGTAATAAGAACCCACTGCGTGCCAAGTACTTTGCTAGATTTCACACAAACTTGCAGGATGGTATATCATCTGTCTTTGGCAACCAAGGACATCCCAGCCCCTTGAAGAGTAACTTTCTCAAAACCACTAGCTGCCTAAAGAGGAGTAAAATTGGGTGAATTCAGAACTGCCTTCCTCCAGGGCCTCTAATACTACTCCCTCTCATTTCAACTCAGCACCAGTTTTATTAACTTTTTAGAATGAATTTTGGTGGCAAGAGATGCAGGTTGAATGGCTGGAAGGCCAGGAATGGTTTGGATTGTCTGAAGGTGAAATAACTGCAACCTCTTCTCAGGAAAAGGTGCATGCCCATTTCCGTTTCCTACTGGCAGAGGCCCAGATGGGACAAGCAGAAAGTTAGGGAAATCGACTTTAaaataacttgaaaagatatcagTTTCCTCTCCCTTGCCATCCTCCACCACATCCTTTGGGGCTAAAATGACCACTGCCTGATTCTTGGGATGGTCGTTAAGATGCTAATGTTGGATATTTCCTTATACAGAACCTGAAGCAGATTTCAAACTTTTCAACTGCAAGAGAAGTGAAGGCTACTGTCAAGAAGACTGTaattatatggaaacacaaataGGCTACTGCTCCAGAAAGAAAGATGCCTGCTGTTGACATCCGAACTAAAGCTGCTGACAGAGGGGCCAAAGCTTCGTCCACCTGCCTGTTTCCAGACCACGTTGTCAGTCCAGATACAGGGTTTTTGGAGAAAGGGCCGAGCTGAGGAGTCAAGGCTCATCTGAAAGACAGGACACGCATTTTAttgtagcaaaagaaaaatgtaatcagCTTATACACAATCTTGTAGACTTGATCTTAGAGAAAGTGACTTGGCTTGAAATACACGGCATCATCAAAGTCACACCATTTTTGCTGGTAGGTGTGGATGTAATAAACGTTCACAGGAAAGTGTTCAAgtaatttgttcttttatggtaaaaatatttttggagtcCCTACTTTTGTTCTAGGCACTGAAAAGTGTAATGAATTGTATTCATGAACAGGTGGGGTAACAGACACCTAAATAAGTAAAAACCATAAAATGCCACATATTTGATAGTGGGGATATGCCCAAGGCAATATGTGGAGAAGAGAAACATATGCAATTTAAGGAAGGATTCCTGGGGAAATCTGAGCAAGGTTTTAGAGAATAATTAGGAGGCTGATGAGTGAAAGAGAGGCAGAGACTTCCCAGCAAAGCATACGGTTTGTAGAAAGGCGGGGAGGCATGAGTGGATAGTTGGCTAATTACACACTGAGCTCGGCAGCAATGCGCAAGGGACGGACGCACTACAAAGTGCAGTGAGGCTGGCGTAGGACATGCGGTGAAATTGTCAGCGAAAACAAGCTAACCTAAGAAGGGTCTCAGGTGCTCCGGGCGAGTGGCAGCCTCATATTTTCAATGTTGGGGTGTTTATTCTAAGGAAGGGAATAGGAGTGGATTGAAATTGTGTCACAGGAGAGGTGGCAGCACCAGGTCAGAGGTGGAGACAGTGGGGGACATCTGCTCAGTGACCAAGGCAGCGACGATGCCACGAAGGCGGGCAGTTCTGTGAGACACTAAAGAGACAGAGCTCACGGGCTTGGGACAGAGAAGGAGCACGGGCATGGGCGGGCAGGGATGTGCTGCCTGAGACACCCGTCTGGGACTTGGATGGACGCATACAGATTCCAGGAGACTGGACAAGGTAAGAATCAAATGGTGCACGAGGTATAATCTGTCCCCAGAGGAAGCTGTCTGGTGGCAGAGAGAGGAGCTGAGCAGTGCACAGGTTTCTGGGAGATGCAGACTGAGAGTTGCCGCTGGGCACAGAGGGCGCCTGAGACGGGCGGGGACTGCCGGGTACAGAATGATAGGCGGTCCGAAGAAGAAAGTGGTGCCTGAGACAACAAGCAGATCGGAAGGAGGAACGACTCCCCCTGGTCTCAGCGGTCCCACACTGCAgctggggagaggctgggagtCAGAGGCCTGGGGTCAGGGTGGACCTCCAGCCAGGGGACCCCAAGATTTAGCTCTAGGAGGTCAGTGTCTCCTAAGCGACAGTACAAACATTTATGCAAGGAGGCTTTTTATTAGTTTTTGGtatgaattaaaataatgattgGGCAGGGGAGAAAGGGGGAGATAATGCGTATATGTGGAGACTGCTTAAAGGAAGCATCGAGTCCATGTGACCGTGCAGGCAGCACAGAAACTAGAGCCCTCCCAGCAAAAATTGCATCCAAGGGGATCACAGTCCTTGTGTCTCCCAACGAGGtcagcttcccttccctcctctcagCAAATCCCCTGTAAGCATCCACTATGCCCCAGGCCTTGCTCCAGATGCAGGAGCTCCACTAAGGGCCAGATCCCCACCCTGGCATCGCTCACCTCGAACAGGAGGACAGACAATACTCAACGATTTGTAAGGAAAATAACTGGTACATTAGAAAGTGGTAATGAATTAAGGAACACCAGGGAGGAACACAAACCCTTAGGCGGTCTCAAGATTATTGGTGATTTTTGATtagtttatctttaaaaatacccCGTTGAGTTATTGCATACCTCTTAAGTTTTAAATTCACAGTTAAAAGATGAAATTGATGCGCTaacattaaatatgtttttatatatagacAAAGTCTTTAATCCAGACAAAAATATTCTTTGGAGACTTAAGTTGCAACAGGAGGGTCACGTATTTAATTTAAGAAAGGACTTCCTGGGCATTAGgtcataaaacatttaaagtatgATGCACAGAGGGATTTGGAAACCTACTTGAGGGTTCCTAAGAAACAGGTAAAAATGGATGTTTTCTACCACTGTGGGGTAAGCTTCACAGTTCTGCTTGGAGTTGAGGGAATGGGCATCGTGGCTGCCCAAGGCCAGTCCTGAGCCCGTTAGCCTGTTTGTTAGGCTTGTGGGCTCTTCCCAGAAGCCCAGTCAGTGCAGGGCCCCAAGTGGGTGACGCTTCTTGGACATCGGCTGTGCCCTCAGTGGGAGGAGACCCTTAAGGCAGCACGTCGTTTTAAGTCATTAAAATAGGTCCAGCAGGTCGCTAAAGGCCTGGCTGCCTGTCTGCTCCCCAGGCCCACCACGTGCAGCCCGAATCCTGGCCTCCCACTGCACCCCAGGAGCCTTCTGTGAGCTTTGATCCCTCTAACTCTCATCTCCCGCGCTTCCTTGTCATCAGGAAGTCTGTGTCCTTCTCACTGCCCCAGGGCTGCTGGACAAGGGGGGCCGGGCGGGTAGACTCAGTCAACCATGTCCCTGTTTGGCTTCCTATGACTTTATTATCGGCTACACCTAATCTTTTCTTCCTGTCCACACAGGTGGTGGTCACTTCTGCCCTGTGTGTCTGGCCTGCTCTGACCCAGACTCCCCTTATCTTTGGGGCACAGGAAATGATTTTACTGGATCCAGGGAATCTTTTAGTAATAAGAACAAAAATTCTAATCGGTGTGCCCAGTAAAAGGAAACTGAGTTCGTTCACAGCGTCTGTCTCTTCCTTGATACACCAAAAAATCCCCTGGAGGCGGATGAGTGGCGTGAGCACTATCTTCAGATAAAGGAGACACGAATTTGGTGTAGGGCTATGGGAAAATGATAATTACTTGCCCCACCTTCTCCCTGGCTTAGCCATGTGTCTGGAGAATGACTCTTTTCCCCGAGACGGTTGTTTTGCTGAATCTTCCCAATACTATTCCATTGCCTTTATTTTGCAGTTTTTTTCCCTATGCATGCTGTGTGGATTGGAATCTGTCTCTACTGGCAAACATGTATTCATTCACAGCCACTGATTGAGCTCCTGTTACATAACAAGCACCGTTCTAGGTGCTAAAGATACAGTGAAGAACCGAACGCACAGAACTCCTGCCTGCATGGCGCTTATGCTCTGTGGGAGAAACGAGTGAGTAGGAGAGGTAAGCAGCTTCGCCCCACCCGGGTGTGGGCGGTCCCAGGGTTCCCGGCCAAACCCTGCCTGGCCTCATGTAGTGAAACAGACTGGAATCAGAAGTGAAAACTCTAAAACCCCGGAGCAACGCCCTTGTGTCATCGTTACTGTTTCATTCACGGCTCTAGTGCGCAGAACTGTAATTTCTGGTGCTTTTGATTGGCGTTTCCTTGACGGTCGATGATgcgagcatctttccatgtgcctgttggccatctgtatgtcttctctggagaaatgtctattcaagttctctgtccattttttaattgggctgtttGTCTAATTATTGTTGAATGATATCCAGGTTCtctttcaatatataaaaatgttttgctaCCATCAAATGTTTTCAAGCTCTCTTCACACCGTCTTCTATATGAGCATAAGGGACTAGGGAATAATGATCTCTAAGTTGGGACAAACAGAGCTTTGGTTCCCTTCAACCCTGTAATTATGCCTGTGAATCTGTGACTGACATAATGAGAGTATTCAATGAGCCTGATTTTCTAGTTTGCCTTCCTTTGGAATGGCATGCCTGATTCCCCAAAACTATTTATGAAATTCTCCCCAAGAATTCTGACATTCTGAGTCTTTGGCTTGGAAGTAGATTCAGATGTAAAGGAAAAGGTGGGTGATAAACCCTGATACTGTTAATTTATTTCTTCCGCAAATGAGCTGATCTTCCAACACAGCTCATACAATTCTCAAACTGtacagaaaataatttccaaactataatttagaactatttgagtGAGCAGTGGCTGAACTGCTAGAAAAAATGTACCATCCAACTTTGCCTTAAATCTTTTCTAAATCAGGTCAGTATAAATAGCAAAAAAGAATGCAAAGTATAAAACATATCTTTTGCCTTATGTACTAAGGGATTTCTAAAAAATGGCTCATACCTTTGTTTATATTGACTCCCATGTTTTTGTCACAGAATTCTTGTATCTCATAACTACACTTTCTCCATCCACAAAGGTCTATTCAGAATTACAATCAGCCATTGCAGCCCTTGAACTTAGGGTGTGTTCTTGATGTGGAAGCCAGTTTTCTCAAGGGTTGACTCACACTGCCTTTTTCACAAAGGGAGATTTCTGAGATGTGTTCAGAATGAACGTTCCatagaaaaagaatttcaaattttaacaGATCTATTACGTACTGACACCCCCCACACCtaccccctcacacacatacatcttGATAACCATTCTATGATTACTTAGCTCACCGTTACCCACAGGTGACCTTTTTGTTAGCAAAGAGAAAAGCAGCTTTTGGTTCCCAAATCTTCTCAAGTCTTGTTTCATAGCTGTTCTTACCAGGTACAGAAACGCCCGTGAACCAGGGGGCCCTTTGTCAGGACATCTTTGCTTAATCTTTCTGGACCTGGGATCTCCAAGGTGGCCACCTGGTCCTGGCCTCTTCCGGATGCCCACATGGCCCACCTGGCCCTTGCTTCCCTCCAAAGTCTGGGACCACCACCTACCTCTTCTTCAAAATCCATCTTCCAGGTAAGATGCGTGGTCAGATATGTTTTCTGTGGACTGGGTAAGTGCAAGAAACATAACAGCACAGCTGTTACGAAGAACGAGAAAACTCGCCGTGCACCTACGTAAAAAATGTCCAGGATCTACATGTAAGATCAGGCAGGTCCAGAATAAGTTGTATGGTCTGCTGGTACAAAGAGGAGTAGAGATCCATACATGCTGATGTGTACATAGAACAGCTCTGGAGGGGCTGAGAGAAACTAGTGTCAGCTGCCCCAAAGGCGGGGGGGCCCCGACACAGGGAAGAAAACGTGCTTTACACTTCCTAGTAAGTGagttttaaaagaagtaaattgAAGTGATGCTGGAGCTAGAATCCAGGGGCAGCAGAAGGGAGCTGCGTTGGCAGACATGTTAACGCAAACTTTAAGGGTCACCGCGCAGTGTCCTTCAGACCTGCTGCCCCAAGGCCGCCCGCCTCGTGAAGCCCTGCCTGCTGGTTCCCTGTCAGGTGGGCCTCTGGGTGAGGCTCCCAGTGTCTCCCACCAGGCGGCCCCTCCTCGGGTGAAAAACCTTTGTGTAATGGGAGAAGAGACCACCCTCTTCCCAAGCAAGCCACATGCCGACTTCTGGTACGTAGACTGGATTTGCCAGACTTCTGTGTCCTGCCCCATCTCTCTGGCTCTCTTGCAGAATACCCGAAAGGCACCTCCAGGCTGTGAGCATCTGCGGCGTGGTGGGATGGCTTGTGAGGACACGTTATTGCTGGCTGTCCCACGTGTCTGGGTGTTGTAGTGTTCTGCGGGCGCTGTAGTGAATGATGCTTGTCCACGTCTCTTGGTGCCCACGGGCCTCCCTCTGTGGGGTCTCCACCGGGGAGGTACCCGAGGGTTCCAGGGCGGTGGACACGGCCCAATCGGAGCCCTCTGAAGGTAGGGACCCTGCCTTCGCACACCAGCCTGCCCATCACCTGGCACACACCTGGTGCTAAGTACCACTCCCCAAGGGGGTTCTGTTTGCACCTCAACCAATTACAGGTACCAAGTTACTGGTCAAGCCTGCTTCTCTGAATACCAATAAGACAGTCTATTTTTAGGCCAAAAGGAATAGTGTCCAGTACCTTTGATAGGGAAAGATGtacaaggacagcaatctagCCCTGGGGGGctcccctctgtccctccccccaacacaaacaacaaaaaaacactccGGTGGTTTCCCGCTCTGCCGAGCACGGGGTCCCAAGGTTCACTCCCTGAACTCCCCCCCCACTCGCCTACTCGCTTGCAGTGCACGGAGGAATGTTACAGATATGGGAGCAGAAAGATATAtgtttttctccctttgcctttgttcggggctcagacttttgggaggttgctcccctctgagcccaccggtgtgaaataaagcctcgacactccaagacctccgagggccgcttggttcttccatcagcgatccagtccaggttttccagtattttccataacaccTTTTGCCCACAGCCTATCTCAGTAGAGCGGATTAATGTGCTCGTTCCTGCTTAGTGTCCTCAAAACCTATAAATGTCATTGTTGGGCCGCCCCCCTCCACTCCTTCGTCAGACCTGCTTTCCTGCAGGGAGAACTGGGACGCCTGAGGGTGCCTGAAACATGAAGGCCCACTTTCTTTGTGCTGTTCTCCTCTGTCTGGTCCCAATGAACTCAGGTAACTGTCTCGTGCTACAGTGGAAGGCTGCTCCTGGCTGTCGTGCAGGATCCCGCAGAGCACGGGGCAGGTGTGGGGCTGGGGTCTGTGTGCTGGAAGTGGGTGCAGCGGCCCCCGGGGCTCAGCTTCAGACCACCTGTAGCTGCCCAGGGGAGAGTGCTTTAAAAGCTAGATATGAGTTATCAGGGTAACAGCCCAAGGCAGAAAGGCATCTTTGCTCTGATACAAACAGGAGGAATTCCCAACACAGCAAGAAAAGCTTTCAGAGGGAAATCACAGTCCTAGGATGTCAGACTGGAAGGGGCCAGGGGTCTCGTGGTGGTCTGCTGTGTCCCTGCCAACCAGTCACCGAGCTCCTCACACTTAGAGTCGTACCCCTCCGGCCTCACACAGGGCCGGGCTTACAGACGAGAAAACAGGCATGATCAGTTCAACGAATCGCCCAAGGAGAAACAGTTACTGGAAGAATTGAGATGGGACTTGGGCCTCTACAGCCCTGGGGTGGCTCTCCTGCCCGGTTAGAGGCGAGGCCCGTCCCATCGCTGTCCCCCCAGCCAGGACAGCCGAATGAGATGGGGACACAATGCAGCTGAGACCTTGCTCAAGGTTGTCTTTTAAATCTTGCAAGACCAACGCTATGGgtattttgtggggtttttggtTTTATTAAGTCATGAAAGATGGCATGTGCTGACCCGGCGTAAGACCTTTCTTTCAACCATCTCATTCCCAaatagaaagctttttaaaaaaccgagatataattgacatataacattatattagtttcagatgtataatGTAATGATTCCAATTTTGTATATCTTGCAACAggatcacagtaagtctagtaaacatccatcaccacagagttacaatttttttcttgtgacaaAAAATGCTTTCTTTATGGGTACGTTAGGTGGTCATTCATGTCAGGGTGAAGAGGAcggttttcttcctttctgttgtaGTATATAAAACTGAGAATTGGGCCACAAGCTGAGAATCAGGATGCTTTCCAATTTCCTCAGCCACCAGCCCCACGCTCCTGTTCGCTCTGTCCTGCAAACCCCTTGTGCCTCCCCTGAGGCATAACTCACACCCACTACCAGGAAGGTCGAGAACCCTCTCATAACATACTAAGAGAGAATAAAATATACACTCTTGCAAATATTCTAGGGTGCCCATTATTGTTCCTATTTTAAAGCTAAGGAACAGAAGCCCAGTTCCACTGGAACTTACCACCTCGTAACTGGAACTTCACTTTGCAAGAATATAACACACATTTGGAGTTGAGCTCTGGGCTGGGGCCACCCTTTATTCTCTGTGAGACATGAATTCAATACACTTCTGTTCTACTGTATCAACAGGGGATGTTCCACCTGTAATGCGAAATATCATCTGCCTTATGCAACACGGAACCTGCagacttttcttttgcttttctggtgAGAAAAAAGGTGAAACCTGCTCCCACCCCTGGAATAGGTGCTGTATACCaaacacagaggaagaaagaaaagataagccAGAGACCTGAAATGGATGCTTCCGGAAGACGGAAGGGATGGGGCTTGGGAGAATGGCAGCAGATTGCAGGTACAcaatacttattgaatgaatcCAGTACCCAGACTGCAGGTCTGAAGAAAGAATTGTCCTAAAGGCTTGTTTACTTtgccttttcctgttttttttttattaaagagtCTCCGAATGTTGTAATTGCCTGCCTCCTTTCCTAGTCCCCAGGGGGTCTCTACCCACCCACAGATGGGGGTGAACTAGACACCAACCTTCAAACTGATCGCATTCAGAGGGACAGAAAAGCAGCCAGTCTATGGACCTCGCTTCCACCAAATGACATCCTTCGCCTCATCGAACTCAACACCAGCCTCATCCTGCTTATTCCCCCCACTGCCAAGGGCCTCCCCACATAATAACCACAATACAACACATATAAATAAGATCTTGTTGTTTTCAAACATTTACTTTTAGGTTATCTCAACTGATTGACACAACAGTCTTTGGACTGTGTATAAGCAGTTTCATTTTAGGGAtggaagggaaatgaaaatcagaagGTTAAGCAAATTGCCCCCATTATCAATTCCTAAATGGGATTCTTGACATGCCTAATCAATGAAGCGCCCGTTGCTCTGTGCTACCTCTGAAGACCATATCATCTCTGAGCAACTAGAATGAAATAAGGGCTCCTGTTTGTGTAGATTCCTGAGCTCATAACCTGGTGCCCTTTGCTGGGTCCTGTTCAAACATGTTATCCACAGCCTATCTTTGAGCCAGTCATCCAAAGAGTAGTGAGTATCAATTTACAGGtaaggaatgtaaaaaaaaaaatacaaaaaacacagTAAAAGCGAATGTGCTGATGTATGAAACCACCTGCCAAGCTTTCTCTAGGCTAACAGCTCCATAAGACACCTTGTTTTGGTATTTCtggttgaattcagtttgctcaaGAATAAGCTGTGCTTACTTTAAGAGTCACCTAGAAAATACACCTTTGGGTTCCGGTCTGGATGTAACACCCTGGGCCTCTCCCCAGGCTCTTCTAAACTCAttcctgctttttattttctattgtcaGACAGACTGGTGGGGCTGCGGGGAGTGGAACCTCTCTCGGCCACCGGCCTCTCTATGcagccctctctcccctccttccagGGCTGGGGACCTGGTACGAACAATGTCTGCCTGGGAGGGGGGCTAGGGCTCCCCGCTTAAAAGGTGGTTGAGTTGCACATGGTCCTATGAAGCCCAGGCAAGGTTGCAAGAGCAGCGAAGCCCCCGCGTGCGGACGGTTTCCCCAAGCGGAGGCTCCCCCGCCCGGCGGGCAGCCCGTGCGTACGCGCACTGGCCACCAGAGGGCGCGCCGCCCCCTTTGGCGCCGCAAACTATTTTGATTGCTGTGCATTGATTGGGAAGCTGGTCCAATTGGCCAACGAAAGTAGCTGCTGGGAATCAAAGCCCGGCTGGCAGCAAAGAAGCCTGAATGACCGACACGTCTGCTGGGCCCGGTGGCGGGAAAGAGCCACGGTGACGCAGGGCCCCGGGCGTTTGGGCGCGGTGCTCGGCACTGGGTGCGGTGCGCTCACAGGAGGGCATGGCCGAGGGAACCGGAACACCTGACGCTTCTCTTCCTGGCGGTCACGGTGCTGTCACAGCAGGAACCTGCAGAAGCACGGGCGGTGGGCAGTGACCAGGCAAACTTACATCCCCGAGCCAGGTGGCCCCAGTGAGTTACATACACATCATGCCCCAGGCACCACCTGTGGGGGCTGACTCCCT is a window encoding:
- the LOC108410136 gene encoding sperm-associated antigen 11A-like, which codes for MKAHFLCAVLLCLVPMNSGDVPPVMRNIICLMQHGTCRLFFCFSGEKKGETCSHPWNRCCIPNTEEERKDKPET